In bacterium 336/3, the following proteins share a genomic window:
- a CDS encoding Clp protease ClpC, producing the protein MEAKFSNQVKEVIALSKEEALRLGHSYIGTEHIVLGLLREGDSKAISILKQLGVSLEELRQVIEQAIKGTATHDIKNIANISLTKQSEKALKITYLEAKIFKSQVIGTEHLLLSILREEDNLGSQILSKFHITYEIVKKAIENQNTDPHAGPDTDDPDEEQGRMFGGGMREAKSTEKSKTPVLDNFGRDLTKMAEVGKLDPIIGREKEIERVAQILSRRKKNNPILIGEPGVGKTAIAEGLALKIVQKKVSRVLFNKRVITLDLASLVAGTKYRGQFEERMKAVMNELEKSPDVILFIDELHTIVGAGGASGSLDASNMFKPALARGDIQCIGATTLDEYRQYIEKDGALARRFQVVMVEATTPEETVEILNNIKDKYEDHHHVIYTKEALEACVKLSDRYISDRFLPDKAIDILDEAGARVHINNIQVPEDILKLEEQIENIKKEKTQVVKSQKYEEAAQLRDKEKRLIDQLERAKLAWEEETKKRRYTVTAENVAEVVAMVTGIPVQRVAQTEGAKILQMGDALKGKVVGQDAAIEKLVKAIQRTRVGLKDPKKPIGSFIFLGPTGVGKTELAKVLATYLFDKEDALVRIDMSEYMEKFSVSRLVGAPPGYVGYEEGGQLTEKIRRKPYSVVLLDEIEKAHPDVFNILLQVLDDGILTDGLGRRVDFKNTIIIMTSNIGVRDLKDFGTGIGFATKSKSDNIDDAMKATIQNALRKAFSPEFLNRLDDLIIFNSLEKEHLHQIIDLMLAKVFARIETLGFKVELTEKAKDFLAEKGYDPQYGARPLGRAIQKYLEDPIAEEILKAELENGDTLLADYDGTGDALMFSLKDTKTV; encoded by the coding sequence ATGGAAGCAAAATTCTCCAACCAAGTAAAAGAAGTAATAGCCCTCAGTAAAGAAGAGGCATTACGTTTGGGGCATAGTTATATTGGCACTGAACACATTGTATTGGGTTTACTACGTGAAGGCGATAGTAAAGCTATCAGTATTTTAAAGCAATTAGGGGTTTCTCTTGAAGAACTTAGGCAAGTGATAGAACAAGCTATCAAAGGAACTGCCACCCATGATATTAAAAATATTGCCAATATATCACTAACCAAACAATCTGAAAAAGCTCTAAAAATCACTTATTTAGAAGCTAAAATTTTCAAAAGTCAAGTTATTGGTACAGAACACTTGCTTTTATCTATTCTTCGTGAAGAGGACAATTTAGGTTCTCAAATATTGAGTAAGTTTCATATAACTTATGAAATCGTGAAAAAAGCTATCGAAAACCAAAACACAGATCCTCATGCGGGACCAGATACTGACGATCCTGATGAGGAGCAAGGGAGAATGTTTGGCGGAGGTATGCGTGAAGCTAAAAGTACAGAAAAATCTAAAACTCCTGTTTTAGATAATTTTGGTAGAGACCTTACAAAAATGGCTGAAGTGGGCAAATTAGACCCCATTATCGGTCGTGAGAAAGAAATTGAGCGTGTAGCACAAATTCTTTCAAGACGTAAAAAGAACAATCCTATTCTAATTGGTGAGCCAGGTGTTGGTAAAACAGCCATTGCAGAAGGTTTAGCTCTAAAAATCGTTCAGAAAAAGGTATCAAGAGTTCTTTTCAACAAGCGTGTGATTACACTTGACTTAGCTTCTTTGGTAGCTGGTACAAAATATCGTGGTCAGTTTGAGGAGCGTATGAAAGCTGTCATGAACGAACTTGAAAAATCTCCAGACGTAATTTTATTCATAGACGAATTGCATACCATTGTGGGTGCAGGAGGGGCAAGTGGCTCATTAGACGCTTCTAATATGTTCAAACCAGCCCTTGCAAGAGGAGATATCCAATGTATTGGAGCAACCACACTTGATGAGTATCGTCAGTATATCGAAAAAGATGGAGCTTTGGCTCGCCGTTTCCAAGTAGTGATGGTAGAGGCTACCACACCTGAAGAAACCGTTGAAATCCTAAATAACATCAAAGATAAATACGAGGATCACCACCATGTGATTTATACCAAAGAGGCATTAGAGGCATGTGTGAAACTTTCTGATAGATACATCTCTGATAGATTTTTGCCAGACAAAGCTATTGATATTTTGGATGAAGCAGGTGCAAGAGTACACATCAATAATATACAAGTACCTGAAGATATTTTGAAACTTGAAGAGCAAATTGAAAATATCAAAAAAGAAAAAACACAAGTTGTAAAAAGTCAGAAATACGAAGAAGCTGCACAACTTCGTGATAAAGAAAAACGCTTAATTGACCAACTTGAAAGAGCTAAGTTGGCTTGGGAAGAAGAAACCAAAAAACGCCGTTATACTGTAACTGCCGAAAATGTAGCAGAAGTAGTGGCTATGGTAACAGGCATACCCGTACAACGTGTAGCTCAAACTGAAGGAGCAAAAATCTTACAAATGGGTGATGCTCTGAAAGGTAAAGTAGTAGGGCAAGATGCTGCTATTGAGAAACTTGTAAAAGCTATTCAACGTACAAGAGTAGGTTTGAAAGACCCTAAAAAACCAATTGGTTCATTTATATTCTTGGGTCCAACAGGTGTTGGTAAAACAGAATTAGCGAAAGTTTTAGCAACTTATCTTTTTGATAAAGAAGATGCTTTGGTTCGTATAGATATGAGTGAGTACATGGAGAAATTTTCTGTTTCTCGATTGGTAGGAGCTCCTCCAGGTTATGTAGGTTACGAAGAAGGTGGACAATTGACAGAAAAAATTCGCCGTAAGCCTTATAGTGTAGTACTTTTGGATGAAATTGAAAAAGCTCACCCTGATGTATTCAATATATTGCTTCAAGTACTTGATGATGGTATTTTGACAGATGGTTTGGGTCGTAGAGTGGACTTTAAAAACACTATCATTATCATGACATCCAACATTGGAGTTAGAGATTTGAAAGATTTTGGTACAGGCATTGGCTTTGCTACCAAATCCAAATCTGATAACATAGACGATGCGATGAAAGCAACTATTCAGAATGCGTTGCGTAAAGCGTTTTCTCCAGAGTTTCTGAACCGTTTGGATGATTTGATTATCTTCAATTCACTTGAAAAAGAGCATTTACATCAAATTATAGACTTGATGCTTGCTAAAGTGTTTGCTCGTATCGAAACACTTGGTTTCAAAGTAGAATTAACAGAAAAAGCCAAAGATTTCTTAGCTGAAAAAGGTTATGACCCTCAGTATGGTGCAAGACCTCTGGGTAGAGCTATCCAAAAATACTTGGAAGATCCTATTGCAGAAGAAATATTGAAAGCTGAACTTGAAAATGGAGATACCTTACTTGCAGATTATGATGGTACAGGTGATGCTCTGATGTTCTCTTTGAAAGATACAAAAACAGTTTAG
- a CDS encoding transcription termination factor Rho, with amino-acid sequence MHTSDELHLKLLSELREIADKLGIKNAKKLTKQELITKILEEQPTPTTPENSQEDIEENDASKNDENLAKKKRTRMPRQNVEKNATDEQSNSNGQDKKEKEKEKESQESDFTVEPFDINALIADLPQEEDPAVEILEEIIPQNTEKQQKTFNQQQQQQQHLQKKNKDRLREFDGLIENSGVLEIMQDGYGFLRSPDYSYLSSPDDIYVSPSQIKLFGLKVGDTVKGQIRPPKEGEKYFALLKVSSVNGKTTEEIRDRIPFEYLTPLFPEEKLKLSTKADLISTRMLDLFAPIGKGQRGMIVAQPKTGKTTLLKQIANAIAENHPEVYLIILLIDERPEEVTDMQRSVRAEVISSTFDEQAERHVKISSMVLEKAKRMVECGHDVVILLDSITRLARAYNTVVPSSGKILTGGVDANAMQKPKRFFGAARNVENGGSLTIIATALIDTGSRMDEVIFEEFKGTGNMELQLDRKLANKRVYPALDIPSSGTRREDLLLSRDELNKVWVLRKFMDDMNAGEAMEFLLDKMKNTQDNNEFLFSMNG; translated from the coding sequence ATGCATACATCCGACGAATTACATCTGAAATTGCTTTCAGAACTAAGAGAAATTGCTGATAAGTTAGGTATCAAGAATGCCAAAAAATTAACTAAACAAGAGCTTATCACCAAAATTCTGGAAGAGCAACCCACTCCTACCACTCCAGAAAACTCTCAAGAAGACATTGAAGAAAATGATGCTTCCAAAAATGACGAGAACCTAGCAAAAAAGAAGCGTACTCGTATGCCCAGACAAAATGTAGAAAAAAATGCTACTGATGAACAGAGTAATTCAAATGGACAGGATAAAAAAGAGAAGGAAAAAGAAAAAGAAAGTCAAGAATCCGATTTTACCGTAGAACCATTTGATATTAATGCTCTGATTGCTGATTTACCTCAAGAAGAAGACCCTGCTGTAGAGATTTTGGAAGAAATTATTCCCCAAAACACTGAGAAACAACAAAAAACATTCAATCAACAGCAACAACAACAACAGCATCTTCAAAAAAAGAATAAAGACAGACTTCGTGAGTTTGATGGTTTGATAGAAAACTCTGGAGTACTTGAAATTATGCAAGATGGCTACGGTTTTTTACGTTCCCCCGATTATAGTTATCTTTCTAGTCCTGATGATATTTATGTTTCTCCTTCTCAAATTAAACTTTTTGGTTTGAAAGTTGGTGATACTGTAAAAGGACAAATACGTCCTCCCAAAGAAGGTGAAAAATATTTTGCTCTTCTCAAAGTGAGTAGTGTAAATGGTAAAACTACTGAAGAAATTAGAGACAGAATTCCATTTGAATACCTTACCCCTCTTTTCCCTGAAGAAAAACTCAAGCTAAGCACCAAAGCAGATTTGATTTCAACTCGAATGCTTGATTTATTTGCTCCTATTGGAAAAGGACAACGTGGAATGATTGTTGCTCAACCTAAAACAGGTAAAACCACTTTATTAAAGCAAATTGCTAATGCCATTGCTGAAAATCATCCAGAAGTATATTTAATTATATTATTGATTGATGAACGTCCTGAAGAAGTAACTGATATGCAACGTTCTGTAAGAGCTGAAGTAATTTCTTCTACTTTCGATGAACAAGCAGAACGTCATGTGAAGATTTCTTCGATGGTACTTGAAAAAGCTAAAAGAATGGTTGAGTGTGGGCATGATGTTGTAATACTTTTGGATTCTATTACTCGTTTGGCAAGAGCTTACAATACTGTTGTGCCTTCATCAGGTAAGATATTGACAGGTGGTGTAGATGCAAATGCTATGCAAAAACCAAAACGCTTTTTTGGAGCTGCTCGTAATGTTGAAAATGGTGGTTCTTTAACCATTATTGCAACAGCTTTAATTGATACAGGCTCAAGAATGGATGAGGTAATTTTTGAAGAATTCAAGGGTACAGGTAATATGGAGTTACAGTTGGATAGAAAACTTGCCAACAAGCGTGTTTACCCTGCTTTAGATATTCCTTCATCAGGAACAAGAAGAGAAGATCTATTGCTTTCTAGAGATGAATTGAATAAAGTTTGGGTATTGCGTAAATTTATGGACGATATGAATGCTGGAGAGGCAATGGAGTTTTTGCTTGACAAAATGAAGAATACTCAAGATAATAATGAATTTTTATTTTCTATGAATGGATAA
- a CDS encoding isoprenyl synthetase — MDLSLHSQEIQQFLNHYSYGKSPQELYEPIQYLMNLGGKRMRPLLVLLGYQLFDDNWQKCVPAAVSVEVFHNFTLMHDDIMDKAPLRRSQPTVHTKWNESIAILSGDVMLVKAYEILMSGVEDKYLRKALEKFSACAAWVCEGQQWDMNFEDKATVSESQYIEMIRLKTAVLLGFSLELGAMLAGANDEEQLKIRAFGENIGIGFQLKDDLLDVYGNPDKFGKQVGGDIAANKKTYLLLEAIAQATGETKVQLEYWLAKKDFDIAEKVKAVTDIYNTLGIKEKTEQKIQYFFDLAFKQLDELNARNAQKQFLDEFMRQLIAREN; from the coding sequence ATGGATTTATCCTTACATTCTCAAGAAATTCAACAATTTTTAAATCATTATTCTTACGGAAAAAGTCCTCAAGAACTCTATGAGCCTATTCAGTATCTGATGAATTTGGGTGGCAAACGTATGAGACCTCTTTTAGTACTTTTGGGTTACCAACTTTTTGACGATAATTGGCAAAAATGTGTTCCTGCTGCTGTTTCGGTAGAGGTTTTTCATAATTTCACTTTGATGCATGATGACATCATGGATAAAGCCCCACTTCGTAGAAGTCAGCCTACTGTACATACCAAATGGAACGAAAGTATTGCTATTCTTTCAGGGGATGTCATGCTCGTAAAAGCCTACGAAATACTGATGAGTGGTGTAGAAGACAAATATCTACGCAAAGCTCTTGAGAAGTTCAGTGCTTGTGCAGCTTGGGTGTGTGAAGGACAACAATGGGATATGAATTTTGAAGATAAAGCAACTGTTTCAGAAAGTCAATATATTGAAATGATACGACTCAAAACAGCTGTTTTATTGGGTTTTAGTTTGGAATTGGGTGCTATGCTTGCAGGAGCTAATGATGAAGAACAACTGAAAATCAGAGCCTTTGGCGAAAATATTGGCATAGGATTTCAATTAAAAGATGATTTATTAGATGTGTATGGGAATCCTGATAAATTTGGCAAGCAAGTAGGTGGTGATATAGCTGCCAACAAAAAAACATATTTACTTTTAGAGGCTATTGCTCAAGCAACAGGCGAAACAAAAGTTCAGTTAGAATATTGGCTGGCTAAAAAAGATTTTGATATTGCAGAAAAAGTAAAAGCTGTTACAGATATTTATAATACACTTGGAATCAAGGAGAAAACTGAACAAAAAATACAATATTTTTTCGATTTAGCTTTCAAACAATTGGATGAACTCAATGCTCGTAATGCTCAAAAGCAATTTTTAGATGAGTTTATGCGACAACTGATAGCCAGAGAAAACTAA
- a CDS encoding oxidoreductase — MLLLTPQHWQDYELIDSGNFEKLERFGKIITARPEPQAIWDKSLSEQEWQKMAHATFTRAKGVDKATEKGEWNIKKGVSEQWWINYAYKNVKIKMRLGLTSFKHVGIFPEQSENWDFMVDSISEMKTDKPQILNLFAYTGGASVIAKAAGADVTHVDSVKQVITWSKENMEASGLDNIRWIVEDALKFVKREVKRGKKYQGIILDPPAYGRGADGEKWILEDNLNEMLKCCNELLDEKQGFLILNLYSMGFSALIAETLINQIFKNSFSEKQMGELFLLDKFDKKLPLGVFWRGKK; from the coding sequence ATGCTTCTTCTTACACCCCAACACTGGCAAGACTACGAACTGATAGATAGTGGAAATTTTGAAAAATTGGAACGTTTTGGCAAAATTATTACGGCTCGCCCTGAACCCCAAGCCATTTGGGATAAAAGTCTGAGTGAACAGGAATGGCAAAAAATGGCTCACGCCACTTTTACAAGAGCCAAAGGCGTTGATAAAGCTACCGAAAAAGGTGAATGGAATATCAAAAAAGGTGTTTCGGAACAGTGGTGGATAAATTATGCCTACAAAAATGTCAAAATTAAGATGCGTTTAGGTTTGACCTCGTTTAAGCATGTAGGTATTTTTCCTGAACAGTCTGAAAATTGGGATTTTATGGTGGATAGTATTTCAGAAATGAAAACAGATAAGCCTCAGATACTCAATTTGTTTGCTTATACAGGTGGTGCTTCTGTGATTGCCAAAGCTGCTGGGGCAGATGTAACGCATGTAGATTCTGTAAAACAGGTTATTACATGGTCTAAGGAAAATATGGAAGCCTCTGGGCTGGATAATATTCGTTGGATTGTAGAAGATGCTCTGAAATTTGTAAAAAGAGAAGTAAAAAGAGGTAAAAAATATCAGGGTATTATCTTAGACCCTCCTGCTTATGGGCGTGGTGCTGATGGCGAAAAATGGATATTGGAAGATAATCTGAACGAAATGCTCAAATGTTGTAATGAGCTTTTAGATGAAAAGCAGGGCTTTTTGATACTGAATTTGTATTCTATGGGCTTTTCTGCTTTGATTGCTGAAACACTCATCAATCAGATTTTTAAAAATTCGTTCTCTGAAAAACAAATGGGCGAATTATTTTTGCTTGACAAGTTTGATAAGAAATTACCCTTAGGTGTATTTTGGAGAGGAAAAAAATAA